Genomic segment of Lentisphaera araneosa HTCC2155:
GCAACATAGATGTTCATGGAATTGAGCCACGTCATACAATGTACAAAGAGGATTTTGAAGACCTATACCCTGAAATCAGAAAACGCCTCACGGGGAAATTAGTGGTCGCACATAATGAGTCATTTGATCGCAGCGTGATGACTCGATCCATGGAGTATTACGATTTGGATTATGCCGACTTGGGTGTGGCTGATCGTTGGGTATGCACCGTAAAACTTTATAAAGCTCAAGGCTTCAAACCCGCAAAACTTAATATCCTTTGTGATCATTTCGGTATCCCACTCAAGCATCATGATGCCTTATCAGATGCCCGTGCCTGTGCAGAATTGTATAAACGCGTGCAGGAGATTTGACTTAAAACGAATGTCGTGAAACACGATAAAGTTTATTTGTCGTCGACAATTCTATCTACCTCTGTTTTTGATATTCTTGTAACCCCAGTAGATCTATTAAATTCGATCTCACCTTTTTCGTGCATATTCCACAGGTGCTTAATGCTACATCCCCACATCTCAGCCACGTCTTTGACTTTGAACAGCTTTTCGATTCTTTGAGCCTTAAATGATTCAATATCGAAGTTCAGTTTTTCTTTAAGATTTTCAGGACTCATCTCTAAGAGATATGCAGCAGCTTTGATACGTTCGCTACTATTCATTTAGTTCACCACACCTCGGTTGCAATCAAAGCTTCTAGTTCTTCTTCTTTTTCATCTTCAAGCTTAGTCAAAAAGTCTAAGCCTGTTGAATCTTCAATATCATTGATAGAAGTTAAGTACCTTGCATGAAAGTATTTCTTGGTGGTGGGGCTCTTACTCACAGGTTTGTGCGGATACATAAAAGCCATAGTTTTCAGTTCTTCACCATCGAGGCGAATAATTATTTTATAAAAGAAATCAGGAACGGCAACTTTCTCTTCGCCTTTGTCACCAATCCATAAGGAAGGTTTCTTGTCTTGATAGGCTCCGCCGCAAATAATCCATATGCGACCGTAGTCATCAGCCCAGTCTTTAGTTTTCTCTTCCATGTCTAGCCATATTCCCGCGTTAAATTTCTGTACTTGCGGTGAAGCGTTAATTGTGGTGTGAGTGTTCCAATCTGCATTGGCACCAAGTCTCCACGCAATACTTTTCATGCAAAGGTGTCCGCGGCTAAAACCTGAATGCTTATAGGACTTATCATGTGGAGCTTCATCTTTATACTTATCATCTTCAATCCAAGTAGATGGTCGATCAGGAGCTTTACCAACAGGCATATTTGCGGGTTTAGCTCTCATCTCATAGGCGACCCAATCGGGGTTACGAGTAAGTAGGCCGTCTTCATTATCGTCAAAGCTCACAATATAGGCTCTAAACTCACGGACGAGTTCCTGTGGCTCAGTAGTCCATTTGTCGTGTTCGTAGCTTTCCGTGAGGATTATGGGCTTATATCCGCTAGGTAATCGCTTGTCAGTAGTCTCATAATTAGATTCTTCTTGGACTACTTTGTTAGGTGTGGTTTTAGGAGAGTTCTTGTTAATTGCAGTACTAACTGATTCACTGACTTCAATCGCTCTGGTTTTAGTACGTTCAGCTATCTCTGGGAGTTTGTCTTTATTGCTATAGGCTACAAAGCCAATCACACCAATTAAGATGGTAACTAAGAGTTTATTGATAATGGATTTCATTTGTTACCATATTAGAAAATTGATGACTGAAGAACTTTAATGCTTTAGTTTCCTTTTTACGGGATATTCAGGGTATTTGTGATTTATGGATATTAGAATATTTGTCCAATTTATCTTCAACCAGTTATCGAATTTTAATATCAAAATATCTGCTTCACCTAACATTTTTTCATTGATCGGTTTTTTTATGGCTGTATTTATTAAAGCTAAAGCGTTTTCTAGATTTTCTTTTGATTGCGTTCCCCAATTTGGGTATAATTCATTCAATACATTTTCATCACATTGAGCAATACTTTTATATGCATTATTAAATTGTATTTGTGCCTTTGCGAAGTCTTGCTCTTGTGATGGAGACGTACTTACTCCGTGCAGAAGACTACTAGCTTGAATAACTGAGGCATAAGCAGTAAAAAAATGTTCTATATTAGGTTTATCATTAATATTGATTTGATCCCTCTTCATATATTGAGAATAATTAGTAGCATTTAGGTACCAACCATATGTGTTATATGACCAATGTGGCTTAATGGAGAATGTAATAAAAAAACTTATTAATAATAATGTATATAAACAAGCACCCCTTGATTGGTTCTTTTTGTCTAAATCATCAATATGAGCTTGTTCACTACTGTGTAATCTTGCTATAATAGACATACACCACATAAAACCAGATAACCAATATACCCAATCCCACGTAACGTCAGGTTTATTTATAAAACTATAAATGATAGACACACAAACTGTTGCCCAAAGACCCCAAAAATAAAATTGGAAACAACCCGTTAAAAGGGTAAAAAAAACAAATAGTTTACTATTGGGATTTTTTTTTACGGACATTGAGATAGGTATAATACACAGTGCTATGCCAGCAGAGAGTAAGAATGTTCCCAAAAGTCCAGATATTAATAATTGGAAATTCATAGTTAAAAAGTTCATTTACATCCTTGGGTAATAGTTGTATGGATTATGCTGATAAAGCATATGGGTGCTATCATTCATAGCCCTTTCGTTTGAGTAGTCCAATGTGAGTTCCTCTAGCTTGGGCTCACTGCATGAGACAAAAAGTAGTATGAGTATGAATGCGATTGTTTTATTCATAAGATTGCCTTTTTTGTTGCCCTCACCTTAGATATCTCTATGACCTCTAGTGTGATTATATGGATCAGTATGCTATTTCTATAGCATGAAAAATACTACTTACTGATTATTTACAGAAAGTAAACATAAAAATATTTTAGTAAGATGTAGTAAGTAATTAAACTAATTGCTCTGCATCCATAATTGTTGCTGTTGCATATACTCATTTTCATCTGCATACCATGATTCTAACTTCTGAGTATCTTTATTAAACACAAGGTAGTATGGCACCCAACCTTTGAAATACTGATGCAATGAATACTTCCAAATCCATTTGTTTTTCACAAAGTGAGTTTGAGAAGGTTCTCCTAATACCTCTTTTACTTTTTCACTATGCATACCTGGAGATAATTCATTTGTTTTACTCACAGTGCCTAACCCTATACTTGTACAGCTACTCATCGCTATAATCATCAATGACATCAAAATAACTTTAACCATCTTCATGTAATTTACCTTTCTTATTAATTTATTTCATACCTATAATATATTATGTACTAAGCTCTTTTTTGTTATTGTTACCAAGCTTACTTTAGCAATCAATACTACTTCTTTATCCTAGTTGAAATAATAGTAATCATTATGCAACTTTTGTATTTATGACTGCTATAACAACTCCAATCACTACCATGATACCACCTATAGTGGGATTAAATGCGCCAACAACTAAGCCGAGTAATAATAAGAGACAGCCACCTCTTTGTCTATTGTCGTACTCTTTGTTTTTTACTTTCTTCTGTATCTTCTTGTTAGGATGACCGCACGATGGACAAGAGTGTGCTTCAGGTGAGATACTTTTGTTACAGGAATCACAGTTTATTAGCGTAGAAGTCTTATTGTTGACTTTGCTTGTGAGTTTCTGCGAGGTGAAACTTCAAATGCATTGCCACAGTAAGGGCAGTCCATAGTTAAGCCGATCATTGATTGCTCCGACTTTACAACATCACCACAGCTCGTGCATAATGTATCAATACTCATCTATCATACTCCATTGTTTTTTTATTTATTCACCAAACTTCAGTAGTAATTAATGCTTAATCAAGTAAATTACCCTTTTGCCGTGGAGAGGGAAGGATAAAAAATCTTTTCACGAGGATTTAGAGTCTCTTAAAAGCAACTCCCTTGTCATTCCAGATTCATATTTAAACGTAGAAAAGAAGTAGTCGATTTAACCACTACCAAAACGGAACAAAAACATGAGTAATTCTTATTTAGTCGGCCGAATAATAGGCACTTCAATAGCGGGTTTTTTTTTAGTGAAGGCTCTTATCGGTTACTATAAAAAAGATAAAAGAACTAAATTTGATTATGTGTGTATACCTTTTGTTTGTTTATTTATATGGGCGGTAATTATTCAAGTCTTTGAGACTGTTCAAATCTTATTAAAGTGAATCAGTTTAATCTATTGAAGTAAATATAAAGATAGTATTTTAAGGTCAAAAATGGCTTTAATTTACTGATCTATACAACTCAATCAATTTTTCCCTCGAAACTATCAGTATTATAAATTGTAGAGATTACATTCATTTTTAATGATTAAGACTGATAGTATTTAAGAATATCTTCGAATTTATATTTAAATTCTTTAAGGGTCTTTTCCTGATATTTCATCTTAAAAATAATCTCGGTTGAATTGAGATCTTTAGAATGTTTAAATTTAGTTAGTTTATCTAAAAAATTAGCCATGAAAATCTCAAATCTTTCATAAACCTCTTTTTGGGAAACGCCTCGTGCTTCTTCTGTTGGAGAACAAATTATAATAAACTTATACGGCTCATAATAGGTTGTCTCACAACTATAATACTTGTACTTGTAGGGAAAATCCTTATTTATCTTGTTTGAAAAGGCATATATAACGCCTTGCATATATTCTATTTTTGAATCGGTTGGGTATGCTATTTCATATTTTTTAAAGATTGACTTTAACTGTTTCTTCTCATTTTTTGTTAAAGTTTTTGAGTATGAAGTCATGGTAAATAGCATTAATAAAATTAATACTGTCTTAGGCATATTCCACATCCTTTATTTATCTTTTTATTTTAAGAGTCTTAATACATTTCCATTGATGGAGAACTCATCATTAATTGAAGTTAGAATTAAGACCCGTATCTAAATTCGTACTTATCGAAATATTCTTTACTATGAGCCATAATAGCCTTTATAATTTTTTCCATATTATGAACAAATTGCTCAAGTTCTGTTTTTTCTGCAAAACTTAAAGAATCATATGAATACCTAACTTTATTAATTTCCTCCATAATACTAGTGGTTATTGCTATAAACTGGCTGGCAGTTGACTGCCATAGAATTTGCATTTCTTGAGTTTCAAAACAAGGAGATTTAATAAATTCACTTTTGAAATAAGATAAACGATCTAGCCCCTTCTTAAGTAGATCATACTCAGCATCCAAATTTATATCTGTTATAGATTTACCGAAAAACCCTTTTTTTTTTCTTCGATTTAATTGATTCTTTTACTGAGAAAAGATTTCGTAATGTATCGAGTGTCACTTCATTATAATTATTTTCTTTGTCCATTCTATTTCTCTTTCTTAATTCCAAATATCACTATTGATTAAACTTTCAATTTCTTCTTCTTGATCATCTTCAAGCTTAGTTAAAAAATCTAAACCCGTCAAACTCTCAATATCATTGATAGAAGTTAAGTACCTTGCATGAAAGTATTTTTTGGTGGTGGGGCTCTTACTCACAGGTTTGTGCGGATACATAAAAGCCATTGATTTAATTTCTTCATCATCTAAGCGGATAACGATCTTCCAGAAGTATTCAGGTACTGCAACTCTCTCTTCGCCTTCATCACCAATCCATAAAGACGGCTTTTTATCTTTAAATCCACCGCCACAAATAACCCATATACGGCCGTATTCATCCGCCCATTCTTTGGTTTTGTTCTCCATATCTAACCAAACACCAGTATTGAATTTAGCATGTTGTGGAGAAGCGTTAATTGTCGTGTGAGTATTCCAATCAGCATTAGCTCCCAACCTCCAGGCAATATGTTTCATGCATAAGTGACCTCTATGAAAGCCACTGTGTAAATATGATTTATCATGGGGTGCTTCATCGTTGTACTTATCATCTTCAATCCAAGTCGAGGGACGATTAGGGGCTTTACCATCAGGCATGTTTGAAGGTTTAGCTCTAATCTCATATGCTACCCAATCTGGGTTACGGGTTAATACATTATCAGAGTTATCATCAAAGCTCACAATGTATGCTCTAAACTCACGAATTAGCTCTTGTGGCTCAGTAGTCCATTTGTCATGCTCGTAGCTCTCAGTGAGCACGATAGGCTTGTATCCGCTCTTTAATCGTTTGTCAGTAGTCTCGTAATTAGATTCTTCTTGTTTAACGGATTGAGATGCTTTCTGGTCGATTGCTGAACTAACTGATTCAGTTACTTGTACCGCTTTATTTTTTGTGCGTTCAGCAATTTTAGGAAGCTGGTCTTTATTACTGTAGGCAACAAAGCCAACGGCCCCAACGAATAAGCTTACTAGGATCTTTGTGATTAGGGATTTCATTTTATGTTCCTTTTACTACCGACCAGTTTTAGTTAGATTTGAACCTTGGAAAAGATCGTAAACGCACAGTTTATAATTTATCGTCTTTGATGCTTTTACAATATTTACAATAAGCATTATATCTAGTGTTAGATTATGAAATCATGGATTAAAAACCCTGTATTTAGATAGCGTTTATAGTGATATTTCAGTACGGGTATATGTAGCTCTTTGATTGAAAGAATTAAGAGAAGGAGCGGTACGAGGATTTTATATTAGGTGATTCTTCGATTGTTTGAATTTAAAAGTTATATAGAGCCCTAGCACTTTTTACATCGAAGGAAAGAAAATAAGCCATTGTATTTTTTTGTATTGTGATCTAATCTGTTCTAGGGATTAAATGAGTAAGGGTTTAAGTGAAAAAGTTTTCTGCAAATTATTCTAATACAAATCATAATTTTGTATTCCAGAACCTTACAGGCGAGGATATTAATTCTAATATTTTCCCGGCTATTTGTATCATAGGCAATTTACTTCAACGAGGTAAACCAACCTTAATGTCGAGTTTTTTACAAGAAGAGCTTGGTGCTATTCATAAAAAAGAAAACTTTTCCCTAGGCTTACCTCTAATAGACAATACCACTCCGAAATGGGAGAGGATTATTAGAGGGGATGATTATGGTGATTACTTTCCTGCGAGGATATTTTATGAAGTTCTCATCCCTAAATATCTAGAAGATTTTAAATTCATACAACAACTTCTTATTCCTGAATTATCCGTTAATGAGATTACTCAGGTAACTGTTCAAAAGTTCAAAAACCAACAGGTAGATTTTTACCTACCACAAGCATATTTAGTCATTGAGATTGATGGGTCACAGCATTCAGAGGAAGTTGATAGAGATAGGGACCTACATTTTGAAAAATATAACATCAAAACTGTTAGAATTACGACAGAGGAACTCAGACAAGAAAACGGTAGCTTTCTAAATAAAATTGATGAGATTAAAAATCGAATTGAAAGAGCTATTACTTCACAAAGCAATCGAAAACTTGCGCGTACAGGCTTTTATTCATTGTCAGATTACCAAAAAGCTTATTCTATGGGTATTGATACTAACTTACCTGAGTATAAATCTACGGCGATCATTCGATTTCAGCTACTATTGGTGGAGCTTTTAAAAAGAGGGACCTTAGACTTTAGTACCCCTTGGAAGTTTGAGGTTAGAGACAATGATATTACTGGATATGCTGAGCTTGCCATTAAAGATTTGTTCATATGGTTCAGTAACTTACTACAACTTCATAAGGTCCCATTTGAAGAACCGAAGTATTCACTAAAAACAATCGATGAAGACCAAAGTTTTTCCAACGATCAAGAAAGTATAAAAATTGACTTCAGCTTATTAAAACGCTATACGGATGAGTTCCAAAAGCACCCGGAAGTTATATATGTCCGGAATGATTACCTAGATGAATACCGATTATTCATGAAGGGTGATTCCAGTATGAATTTAAAATTTAATAGATTCGAGAATTATGATTACTTTAAGTTATCTACAGCGAAACAGATACAATATAAATTACGTTTTGGAGATGGTGAAAAGGACGAAGAAGCATTGCTGTTTTTTACATGGAATCTATTTCTCCAGACGTACAGTAACTTAAATAAAAATAGTTTGAAGTTTCGTGATGGGCAGTTGTCTATAATAGCAAATGCCTTAAGCGGCTATGATACAATAGGACTATTGCCGACAGGAAGTGGTAAATCTATTTGTTATCAATTAGCTGCAATATTACAACCAGCAATAAGTTTTGTGGTTTGTCCTATTAAATCGCTTATGTATGATCAAAAAGTAGACCTAGAAACATCTTTTTTTAGTAGAGCTGCAATTTTGACAGGAGATTTTAACGGAGAAGAGAAAGAACTCATTCAAAGAGATTTTTCCCAAGGAAAACACTTTTTTATATATGTATCTCCGGAAAGGTTCCAGAATAAAGATTTCCGTAGATACTTTAAAGAGGTTAATCATTCTTTTGAGATAGCATATGCTGTGATTGATGAAGCACATTGCTTATCTGAATGGGGTCATGACTTTAGGATATCTTACCTTAATTTATCCGAAACAATAAAACGCTTATGTACTAAATGTACTTTCTTAGGCTTGACTGCTACAGCATCAGTTAATGTCCTTAAAGATATCCAGGTTGAATTTGGTATAAAACCTGAGAATGTAAAAACTCCTCTTAACTATACCAGAGAAGAACTTACATTTAATGTAGTTGACAGCACTAATGATAAAAAGGATGTCTTAAAGAGAGAGATTTCTCGTTTAAACTCCCCGAAAATATTGAGTGGTAATAAACAGAAGGATGTAGAGTGTGGCGTTGTTTTTACTCCTGTTGTAAATGGCAAGAATGGTTGTTATGAAATAGGACTTTTACTCAGTGATTGTCTACAGAAAGATGTTAGATATTACTCGGGATCCCAGGCTAAAAAACATGCTATAAAAGCAGAGTCATTCAATAATTATAAAAAGGCAGTTCAAGACGGTTTTAAGAGTGATGACCTATCAATAATTACCGCCACAAAAGCATTTGGTATGGGAGTCAATAAAGGCAATATTTATTACACGATTCATTACGGAATACCTAGTTCCATGGAAGCACTCTATCAAGAGGCGGGAAGAGCAGGCCGTGATAAAAGTAAATTCTTAGATCGCCCCGCAGAATGTGTTGTATTGTTATCTCAATCAGATAATGAAAAGGTTTTATCAGAGATATGGGATAAGTCATGCTCTTTAGAAAAACTAGATAAGTTAATGAATAAAGTTAAGGGAGATGTGCAAACAAACCTCTTTTTATTTTCTAAGAGTCTTGATTATATTCCGAATGAATTTCAAATAATTAAAAAAGTACATTCCAGCTTTACTAAAAAAGGTGTTTCTGGTGTTCGCGTTAATGGCTCAGGTATGGGCTATAAAGCACAGGTAGAAAAGTCACTATATCGCTTAAAACAATTAGGGCTTGTTGAAGATTGGACGGTTACTAGTTTTTTTGACAGTGGTGTGTTTGAGGTTGATTATAAGAATTTTTCAGAAGATACAGTTAAAAACTGCCTAGTGAAAACAATTAGAAACTATGATAAAGACTTTGACTTCAATTCACTACAGACAAACCCTAAGTATAGTTTTTATAAAAAGATTTATCAGGAGGATGATCACGGAGACGTTATTGATCGCTGTATACTCATACTCATTCATTGGTCCTACGATAATTTCACTTACAGCAGGAAACAATCTCTAAAAAATATTTACGAAAACTGTAGAGATGCAGCAAATGGAAAAATCACTAAGAGTGAGTTTAAAGACAGACTAGAGGACTACTTTAAGTTTTCAGAACCTACCTATGTTTTACAGCACGTTGTAGAAAACCCTAAGGATTTTAATCGTTGGTTTGATGTGTTTTATCGGATCGAATCAAAAATAATTACGGGTGAGCTAATAAACAAGAGAGGCTTCGAGCAGCTGAGAGCTAATCTAAGTAGGTTTCTTGAAAGCTATATGAACAATATTGGATTAGATATAATAAGCGGCTTGACGCGTCTTGTGTTAAACGATTATGATAACTCAGATGGTCGCGTCCGTTTTGAAGTAGCTCTAACTAATTTAAAGTCCGATCAGAACTACGACTCATATAATATTATTCGAGAGATAATTAAAGTAGGTTCTTTTCTTAATGATGATTTAAAAAGTATGCTGGAAGAATCTATATATAGTATTTTTCCTGAGCAAGATGTTTTAATGGAGTTAAACAAGCGTTTGGGTGGTAGTTTCTCACTTACAATATTACTAGAAAATAATGCAAATAGATTAAAAGCAGCTAACAAGAGAATTTTTGATGGATTTAGAAAGATTAAATAATGTAGTTAAAGAGATAGAAGAACAGTCTCATGAGTTAAAAAATTATAATGGGATATTTCTAGAAATAAGAAAGATTAAGGACGAAGTAGCGGCATCCTTACAATCTTTGAATGATAATAATCATGATCTCAAAAAACTATCTAATGACGTGAATAAATCTATTCACTTAATCAATCAAGAGCTAAAAAAAATCAATGTTATTTCACAAGAAATAAACACTTTAGAGAAGCGATTAAATACCAAGATAAATACATCGTTTGAAAAACAGAAATCTGAAATAGAGTCCTCTGTTCGCCTTGAGTTAGATATCATTAATACAAAGATAGATAAAAAAATATTAGAATTAGAACTCTCTATTCAAAAGAAACTTGATAGCTTGCGCGAGAGTCTAGATAAAAGCGTTATGGAAATTGCATCGACTAACAAGGAAGGATTTAAATCCCTAAAACAATTTATTATATTATTGTTCATAGTAGTACTCGCAGTATCTGCGGGACTCTATTTTAAAATAGGAAACATAGATACAGCGCCAACGATAGTCGCCCCTAGTAATCTATCTTCTGATTCAGTTATAGTTACTCCAAAAGTTAATTCTGAAGATCGTCCTAAAATAGAAGCTCTAAAAGTAGATCTCTCAGCTTTTGAGAAAGGAGCTTTGTTTGAGGAATATGTTTTAAAGAAATTTGATAAACGTTACTTTAAAATCAGATCTTTATCTAGTCACCAAAACGTTGAGATAAAGACGGAAAGCAACCGTACACCTTCACCTGATATAGAGGTTACATTTAGTGTAAAAGATCAGTCTTCAAAATTCACAGTAGAATGCTTATGGCGTAAAGAAGTTTGGGGTGAAGAGGTTTCGTTTAATGAAAGTTTGATAGAAGGTTATAAATCTTCTGAAATATATAAAAACATACCACTTTTCTTTTTTGTCGGTATAGGAGGACAGCCATCTAGCCCTAAAGAAGTCTTTGTAATTAATTTAAAAGATTTACAGAACAATAAATTATCAGAAAAATCATTGAACAATCATAAACTAGATATTAGTAGAGGTTGGTTTTATCTAGCTGATGAAAAAAAGTTTAAGTTGCATTAAAAATACGCACAGCTGTACGCATTTGAATAAGGCATAGCTAAAAAAAAAGGTATGCGAGCCTAAGCCCGCATACCTGTTTTCTATTCAGGACACCAGCCACCAACGAGGTAATACTTCTTACGCTTATCTCGGTAGGGAATCGCTT
This window contains:
- a CDS encoding RecQ family ATP-dependent DNA helicase, coding for MKKFSANYSNTNHNFVFQNLTGEDINSNIFPAICIIGNLLQRGKPTLMSSFLQEELGAIHKKENFSLGLPLIDNTTPKWERIIRGDDYGDYFPARIFYEVLIPKYLEDFKFIQQLLIPELSVNEITQVTVQKFKNQQVDFYLPQAYLVIEIDGSQHSEEVDRDRDLHFEKYNIKTVRITTEELRQENGSFLNKIDEIKNRIERAITSQSNRKLARTGFYSLSDYQKAYSMGIDTNLPEYKSTAIIRFQLLLVELLKRGTLDFSTPWKFEVRDNDITGYAELAIKDLFIWFSNLLQLHKVPFEEPKYSLKTIDEDQSFSNDQESIKIDFSLLKRYTDEFQKHPEVIYVRNDYLDEYRLFMKGDSSMNLKFNRFENYDYFKLSTAKQIQYKLRFGDGEKDEEALLFFTWNLFLQTYSNLNKNSLKFRDGQLSIIANALSGYDTIGLLPTGSGKSICYQLAAILQPAISFVVCPIKSLMYDQKVDLETSFFSRAAILTGDFNGEEKELIQRDFSQGKHFFIYVSPERFQNKDFRRYFKEVNHSFEIAYAVIDEAHCLSEWGHDFRISYLNLSETIKRLCTKCTFLGLTATASVNVLKDIQVEFGIKPENVKTPLNYTREELTFNVVDSTNDKKDVLKREISRLNSPKILSGNKQKDVECGVVFTPVVNGKNGCYEIGLLLSDCLQKDVRYYSGSQAKKHAIKAESFNNYKKAVQDGFKSDDLSIITATKAFGMGVNKGNIYYTIHYGIPSSMEALYQEAGRAGRDKSKFLDRPAECVVLLSQSDNEKVLSEIWDKSCSLEKLDKLMNKVKGDVQTNLFLFSKSLDYIPNEFQIIKKVHSSFTKKGVSGVRVNGSGMGYKAQVEKSLYRLKQLGLVEDWTVTSFFDSGVFEVDYKNFSEDTVKNCLVKTIRNYDKDFDFNSLQTNPKYSFYKKIYQEDDHGDVIDRCILILIHWSYDNFTYSRKQSLKNIYENCRDAANGKITKSEFKDRLEDYFKFSEPTYVLQHVVENPKDFNRWFDVFYRIESKIITGELINKRGFEQLRANLSRFLESYMNNIGLDIISGLTRLVLNDYDNSDGRVRFEVALTNLKSDQNYDSYNIIREIIKVGSFLNDDLKSMLEESIYSIFPEQDVLMELNKRLGGSFSLTILLENNANRLKAANKRIFDGFRKIK
- a CDS encoding 3'-5' exonuclease, with product MDFVAIDFETATAKRNSACAVAIITVEKGVIVDEYSELIQPPNNEYSWRNIDVHGIEPRHTMYKEDFEDLYPEIRKRLTGKLVVAHNESFDRSVMTRSMEYYDLDYADLGVADRWVCTVKLYKAQGFKPAKLNILCDHFGIPLKHHDALSDARACAELYKRVQEI
- a CDS encoding DNA/RNA non-specific endonuclease — protein: MKSIINKLLVTILIGVIGFVAYSNKDKLPEIAERTKTRAIEVSESVSTAINKNSPKTTPNKVVQEESNYETTDKRLPSGYKPIILTESYEHDKWTTEPQELVREFRAYIVSFDDNEDGLLTRNPDWVAYEMRAKPANMPVGKAPDRPSTWIEDDKYKDEAPHDKSYKHSGFSRGHLCMKSIAWRLGANADWNTHTTINASPQVQKFNAGIWLDMEEKTKDWADDYGRIWIICGGAYQDKKPSLWIGDKGEEKVAVPDFFYKIIIRLDGEELKTMAFMYPHKPVSKSPTTKKYFHARYLTSINDIEDSTGLDFLTKLEDEKEEELEALIATEVW
- a CDS encoding helix-turn-helix domain-containing protein; translated protein: MNSSERIKAAAYLLEMSPENLKEKLNFDIESFKAQRIEKLFKVKDVAEMWGCSIKHLWNMHEKGEIEFNRSTGVTRISKTEVDRIVDDK
- a CDS encoding DNA/RNA non-specific endonuclease, which codes for MKSLITKILVSLFVGAVGFVAYSNKDQLPKIAERTKNKAVQVTESVSSAIDQKASQSVKQEESNYETTDKRLKSGYKPIVLTESYEHDKWTTEPQELIREFRAYIVSFDDNSDNVLTRNPDWVAYEIRAKPSNMPDGKAPNRPSTWIEDDKYNDEAPHDKSYLHSGFHRGHLCMKHIAWRLGANADWNTHTTINASPQHAKFNTGVWLDMENKTKEWADEYGRIWVICGGGFKDKKPSLWIGDEGEERVAVPEYFWKIVIRLDDEEIKSMAFMYPHKPVSKSPTTKKYFHARYLTSINDIESLTGLDFLTKLEDDQEEEIESLINSDIWN